A window from Malania oleifera isolate guangnan ecotype guangnan chromosome 7, ASM2987363v1, whole genome shotgun sequence encodes these proteins:
- the LOC131160986 gene encoding F-box protein At5g07610 yields the protein MPRRSTTFSTAVAVFGNDDLLTEILIWLPVRSLMKFKSVSRRWLSIITNPYFAHLRNRAHKATDTTASALFLHRSSLLMNPEFEFVSIVAEDPFPAPFRFLTFVHDPRGVKILQSCNGLLCCCSFRASRPKRNFYVCNPTTKQYTTLPRINRPKFSTIFGVNLAFDPSKSPHYKVVCVRSSESSPDHYQIEMYSSQTGPWRLSGEPFTNSNNINFDRGVFWNGAINWVSSWGDSLYFNVDSECLGTMPMPAVPDGWFERRFWYFGESTNRLHLIEMNDPRSREFNVLEMGRDYSGWFVKYRVDLGSIANAFPEMVWDDMSCAFSVLSVMRRESDEDSFLVVHIPGKAIRYNFKDGTFRKLCDLGCNDGEHSTGTNHFLEFEWRDAYQYIETLSCV from the coding sequence ATGCCCAGAAGGTCTACTACCTTCTCAACTGCTGTTGCAGTATTCGGCAATGATGACCTCTTAACAGAAATCCTCATCTGGCTGCCTGTAAGATCTCTCATGAAGTTCAAATCAGTGTCCAGACGCTGGCTCTCCATCATCACCAACCCATACTTCGCTCACCTCCGAAACCGAGCCCACAAGGCCACAGACACCACTGCCTCGGCCCTCTTCCTGCACCGTTCCTCGCTTCTCATGAACCCTGAATTCGAGTTCGTCTCCATCGTAGCCGAAGACCCGTTTCCAGCTCCCTTTCGGTTTCTCACATTCGTTCATGATCCTAGAGGGGTAAAAATCCTGCAGTCCTGTAATGGATTGTTATGTTGCTGCAGTTTCCGGGCTAGTCGGCCTAAGCGCAATTTCTATGTCTGCAACCCCACAACGAAGCAGTACACAACACTTCCTCGCATTAATCGTCCCAAATTTAGCACTATTTTTGGAGTAAACTTGGCTTTTGATCCTTCAAAATCACCTCACTACAAAGTCGTTTGTGTTCGCAGTAGCGAGTCTTCCCCCGATCATTATCAGATTGAGATGTACTCATCTCAGACTGGACCTTGGAGGCTCTCCGGTGAGCCTTTTACAAACTCCAACAACATAAATTTTGACCGTGGGGTGTTCTGGAATGGCGCCATTAACTGGGTTAGctcctggggagattctttataCTTCAATGTCGATAGTGAGTGCCTCGGGACGATGCCGATGCCTGCTGTTCCCGACGGGTGGTTCGAACGGAGGTTCTGGTATTTCGGGGAATCCACGAACCGTTTGCATCTCATTGAAATGAATGATCCCCGCAGTAGAGAGTTTAATGTTCTTGAGATGGGAAGAGATTACTCTGGGTGGTTTGTGAAGTACAGGGTTGATCTTGGTTCGATTGCAAATGCGTTTCCAGAAATGGTTTGGGACGATATGAGTTGCGCGTTCTCTGTTCTTTCTGTGATGCGCAGAGAGAGTGATGAAGATTCATTTCTGGTGGTGCACATCCCTGGAAAGGCTATAAGGTACAATTTCAAGGATGGGACTTTCAGGAAGCTGTGTGATTTAGGGTGCAACGATGGTGAGCATAGTACTGGTACTAACCATTTTTTAGAATTTGAATGGCGTGATGCTTATCAATATATTGAGACACTATCGTGCGTGTAG